A window of the Lactuca sativa cultivar Salinas chromosome 5, Lsat_Salinas_v11, whole genome shotgun sequence genome harbors these coding sequences:
- the LOC111910310 gene encoding phospholipase D alpha 4 — protein sequence MEGKPKFLHGTLEATIFHATPYSPPFLLNCINPAGKPTYVTIKINHKKIASTSHESSRIWNQTIRVLCAHSINTTITITLKTKCSILGKVNIQADRLLQESSLIDGLFPVCMENGKPNPELELRLMLWFKPANLEPNWRKIIDKNVFHGVKDATFPLRGKCGVTLYQDSHHHPTFKPPCGSPRKLWEDVFVAIENAKYLIYIAGWSFNPKMILVRDSETEIPHAKGVSLGEILKRKAEEGVSVRIMIWDDETSLPFIKNKGVMRTHDEDAFAYFKNTKVVCKLCPRLAHNFPTLFTHHQKTITMDTRGHSSSSKREITSFIGGIDLCDGRYDTEKHSIFQKSNTDFYQTSISGAQVDRGGPREPWHDAHACIIGEAAWDIMRNFEQRWVKQFDPSLLIPVNKITDLGRESVTITERNWNVQVFRSIDHVSVCHVAKNFTIEQSIHNAYVEAIRRAERFIYIENQYFIGGCDLWEKEKDQHSGCRNLIPIEIALKVVSKIKAKERFAVYILIPMWPEGVPESEPVQDILYWTRETMKMMYGLIGDAIRDSGEGYHPKDYLNFFCLGNREVEKEGEYIPRYSPHHGTQYWNAQKHRRFMVYVHAKLMIVDDSYMLIGSANINQRSMDGTRDTEIAVGCYQSKDENVEKTDKRDVHGYRMSLWYEHTGRVEQVFQDPESLECVVMMRLFGERMWEIYSGDEVIDMEGAHLISYPVSITREGEVEDYVDSGGCFPDTKAQVKGRRSKVLPPIFTT from the exons ATGGAGGGAAAACCAAAATTCCTTCATGGGACACTCGAAGCCACCATCTTTCATGCCACACCTTATTCACCACCATTTCTACTTAAT TGCATAAATCCAGCTGGAAAACCGACATACGTTACCATCAagataaatcataaaaaaatagcATCGACAAGTCACGAAAGTAGTCGAATTTGGAACCAAACAATACGTGTTCTTTGTGCTCATTCGATAAACACAACAATCACAATCACCCTCAAGACAAAATGCTCAATTCTTGGAAAAGTCAACATTCAAGCCGATCGATTGTTACAAGAGTCAAGCTTGATCGATGGTTTGTTTCCAGTTTGCATGGAAAACGGGAAGCCAAATCCGGAATTAGAACTTAGACTCATGTTATGGTTCAAACCCGCGAATCTTGAACCAAATTGGCGAAAAATAATCGATAAAAATGTATTTCATGGGGTAAAAGATGCTACATTTCCACTAAGGGGTAAATGTGGTGTTACCCTTTATCAAGACTCTCATCATCATCCTACTTTCAAACCGCCATGTGGGTCCCCAAGAAAACTCTGGGAGGATGTTTTTGTAGCCATTGAAAATGCAAAATATTTGATTTATATCGCCGGGTGGTCTTTCAATCCTAAGATGATTCTG GTTAGGGATTCCGAAACGGAAATCCCACACGCAAAAGGAGTATCATTAGGTGAAATATTGAAGAGAAAAGCAGAAGAAGGTGTATCTGTAAGGATCATGATTTGGGATGACGAAACTTCATTACCATTTATAAAAAACAAAGGAGTAATGAGGACTCACGATGAAGACGCTTTCGCCTATTTCAAAAACACAAAAGTGGTATGCAAATTGTGCCCTAGATTAGCCCATAACTTCCCAACCTTATTCACACATCATCAAAAAACCATAACAATGGACACGCGTGGGCACTCATCTTCAAGCAAACGAGAAATAACTAGTTTTATAGGCGGAATCGATCTTTGCGATGGCCGATACGATACTGAAAAACATTcgatttttcaaaaatcaaatacGGATTTCTACCAAACGAGTATATCCGGAGCACAGGTTGACCGAGGGGGCCCACGAGAGCCATGGCATGATGCACACGCGTGTATTATCGGTGAAGCTGCATGGGACATAATGCGTAACTTCGAGCAACGTTGGGTGAAACAATTTGATCCTTCGTTGTTAATCCCGGTTAACAAAATAACCGATTTGGGACGTGAGTCGGTTACCATAACCGAAAGGAATTGGAATGTTCAAGTGTTTAGATCGATCGACCACGTGTCGGTTTGCCACGTGGCCAAGAATTTTACAATCGAACAAAGCATACATAACGCGTATGTGGAGGCGATTAGGCGAGCAGAGAGGTTTATATACATCGAGAATCAGTATTTCATTGGGGGATGTGATTTATGGGAGAAAGAGAAAGATCAACATTCGGGGTGTAGGAATTTGATTCCGATTGAGATTGCACTTAAGGTGGTGAGCAAGATTAAAGCGAAAGAGAGGTTTGCAGTGTATATTTTGATACCTATGTGGCCCGAAGGTGTACCGGAGAGTGAACCGGTGCAAGACATATTGTATTGGACAAGGGAGACTATGAAGATGATGTATGGTTTGATTGGGGACGCGATTAGGGATAGTGGTGAGGGGTATCATCCAAAAGATTACTTGAATTTCTTTTGTCTTGGTAATAGGGAAGTGGAAAAGGAAGGAGAGTATATCCCACGTTATTCTCCGCATCATGGGACACAATATTGGAATGCTCAAAAACATAGGAGGTTCATGGTTTATGTACATGCAAAACTCATGATAG TGGATGATAGTTACATGTTGATAGGATCTGCAAATATAAACCAACGATCCATGGATGGGACACGAGACACAGAGATTGCAGTAGGATGCTACCAATCAAAAGATGAGAACGTAGAGAAGACAGATAAAAGAGATGTTCATGGTTATCGAATGTCATTGTGGTATGAGCATACGGGAAGAGTTGAACAAGTTTTTCAGGATCCTGAAAGTTTGGAATGTGTGGTGATGATGCGTTTGTTTGGGGAGCGAATGTGGGAGATTTATTCAGGGGATGAGGTTATAGATATGGAGGGTGCTCATCTAATTAGTTACCCTGTGAGTATAACACGTGAGGGTGAGGTTGAGGATTATGTGGATTCTGGTGGCTGCTTTCCTGACACCAAAGCACAAGTGAAAGGGAGAAGATCGAAAGTTTTACCTCCAATATTTACGACGTAG